The following coding sequences are from one Rathayibacter sp. VKM Ac-2760 window:
- a CDS encoding FHA domain-containing protein has product MRGASSAEPSVPVEPSTETTLTFTDDIGAQLAALDNRASRDEAEAVGALPSGSALLVVRRGPNTGARFLLDTDSTTVGRHPDAGIFLDDVTVSRRHAEFVRRGTGFEVRDLGSLNGTYFDGVRIESAILTDGSEVQVGKFRLTFYASRADLVAAPDA; this is encoded by the coding sequence GTGCGCGGAGCGTCATCCGCAGAACCGTCCGTTCCCGTCGAGCCCTCGACGGAGACGACCCTCACCTTCACCGACGACATCGGTGCTCAGCTGGCGGCGCTCGACAACCGGGCGTCCCGCGATGAGGCCGAAGCCGTCGGCGCTCTGCCCTCCGGCTCCGCCCTGCTCGTCGTCCGCCGGGGGCCGAACACCGGCGCCCGCTTCCTCCTCGACACCGACTCGACGACGGTCGGCCGCCACCCCGACGCCGGCATCTTCCTCGACGACGTCACGGTCTCGCGCCGGCACGCCGAGTTCGTCCGCCGCGGCACCGGATTCGAGGTCCGCGACCTCGGCTCGCTCAACGGCACCTACTTCGACGGGGTCCGGATCGAGTCCGCGATCCTCACCGACGGCTCCGAGGTGCAGGTCGGCAAGTTCCGCCTCACCTTCTACGCGTCCCGCGCCGACCTCGTCGCCGCCCCGGACGCGTAG
- the trxA gene encoding thioredoxin, with protein MATTAMTLDTHDQTVSDGIVLIDFWAEWCGPCRQFAPVFEATSEKNPDVTFAKVDTEDQQQLAGSYGISSIPTLVVYRDGIPLMAQPGALPAPALDALLEQVRGLDMVAVRKQYEEAKAAQESGAPQQFDHGAQI; from the coding sequence ATGGCCACGACAGCGATGACTCTCGACACCCACGACCAGACCGTCTCCGACGGCATCGTCCTCATCGACTTCTGGGCGGAGTGGTGCGGCCCGTGCCGCCAGTTCGCCCCCGTCTTCGAGGCGACCAGCGAGAAGAACCCGGACGTCACCTTCGCGAAGGTCGACACCGAGGACCAGCAGCAGCTCGCCGGCAGCTACGGCATCTCGTCGATCCCCACCCTCGTCGTCTACCGCGACGGCATCCCGCTGATGGCGCAGCCCGGCGCCCTCCCCGCTCCGGCGCTCGACGCGCTGCTCGAGCAGGTGCGCGGCCTCGACATGGTCGCCGTCCGCAAGCAGTACGAGGAGGCGAAGGCCGCGCAGGAGTCCGGCGCCCCGCAGCAGTTCGATCACGGCGCCCAGATCTGA
- a CDS encoding CDP-alcohol phosphatidyltransferase family protein, translated as MVRAAEDRIWTVPNILSMVRLALVPVFLVLVLEGQDALALLTLVLSSLTDYLDGWIARRFDQITRLGAVLDPAADRLYIFATVIGLAARGLVPWWLVAVLVARDLMLVVLAVILANHGYGPLPVHHLGKFATFCLFYALPLIMLGQAFPAVAPASLPVAWAFALWGAFLYWWAGAVYAVQTRDLVREVRAAFPASGGPSDSDTLRG; from the coding sequence ATGGTGCGCGCCGCGGAGGACCGGATCTGGACGGTCCCGAACATCCTCAGCATGGTGCGCCTCGCGCTCGTGCCGGTGTTCCTCGTGCTCGTCCTCGAGGGCCAGGACGCGCTCGCGCTGCTGACCCTGGTGCTCTCCAGCCTCACCGACTACCTCGACGGCTGGATCGCGCGGCGCTTCGACCAGATCACGCGCCTGGGCGCCGTCCTCGATCCCGCCGCCGACCGCCTCTACATCTTCGCGACGGTGATCGGCCTCGCCGCCCGCGGGCTCGTGCCGTGGTGGCTCGTGGCCGTCCTCGTCGCGCGCGATCTGATGCTCGTGGTGCTCGCCGTCATCCTCGCGAACCACGGCTACGGCCCCCTTCCGGTGCACCACCTGGGCAAGTTCGCCACGTTCTGCCTCTTCTACGCGCTGCCGCTGATCATGCTCGGGCAGGCCTTCCCCGCCGTCGCGCCGGCCTCGCTCCCGGTCGCCTGGGCCTTCGCGCTCTGGGGCGCGTTCCTCTACTGGTGGGCCGGCGCGGTCTACGCCGTGCAGACCCGCGACCTCGTTCGGGAGGTCCGCGCGGCGTTTCCGGCGTCCGGCGGGCCCTCCGATTCGGATACGCTGAGGGGATAG
- a CDS encoding ParA family protein, with product MHVLSVSSLKGGVGKTTVTLGLASAAFSKGLRTLVVDLDPQSDVSTGMDINVAGHLNIADVLTSPKEKIVRSAIAPSGWTKERQGTIDVLIGSPSAINFDGPHPSIRDIWKLEEALASVEADYDLVLIDCAPSLNALTRTAWAASDRVAVVTEPGLFSVAAADRALRAIEEIRRGLSPRLQPLGIIVNRARVQSLEHQFRIKELRDMFGPLVLSPQLPERTSLQQAQGAAKPVHVWPGESAQEMAHNFDLLLDRVIRTGRIGEQAVPAATS from the coding sequence ATGCATGTACTCAGCGTGAGCTCGCTCAAGGGCGGCGTCGGCAAGACCACCGTGACGCTCGGCCTTGCTTCCGCGGCGTTCTCGAAGGGCCTGCGCACGCTGGTCGTCGACCTCGACCCGCAGTCCGACGTCTCGACCGGAATGGACATCAATGTCGCCGGTCATCTGAACATCGCCGACGTCCTCACGTCGCCGAAGGAGAAGATCGTCCGCTCGGCGATCGCTCCCTCCGGCTGGACCAAGGAGCGCCAGGGCACGATCGACGTCCTCATCGGCAGCCCCTCGGCCATCAACTTCGACGGGCCGCACCCGAGCATCCGCGACATCTGGAAGCTCGAGGAGGCGCTGGCCAGCGTCGAGGCCGACTACGACCTCGTCCTCATCGACTGCGCGCCGTCGCTGAACGCGCTGACCCGCACGGCGTGGGCCGCGAGCGACCGCGTCGCCGTCGTCACCGAGCCGGGCCTGTTCTCCGTCGCCGCCGCCGACCGCGCCCTGCGCGCGATCGAGGAGATCCGCCGCGGTCTCAGCCCGCGCCTGCAGCCGCTCGGCATCATCGTCAACCGGGCGCGCGTGCAGTCGCTCGAGCACCAGTTCCGGATCAAGGAGCTGCGCGACATGTTCGGCCCGCTCGTGCTGAGCCCGCAGCTGCCGGAGCGCACGTCCCTCCAGCAGGCGCAGGGTGCTGCGAAGCCCGTCCACGTGTGGCCGGGCGAGAGCGCGCAGGAGATGGCGCACAACTTCGACCTGCTGCTGGACCGCGTCATCCGCACGGGCCGCATCGGCGAGCAGGCGGTGCCGGCGGCGACGAGCTAG
- a CDS encoding MerR family transcriptional regulator has product MREVSRDVSGQRDLVLFTDGLPDLDADAGYRGAVAARAAGITYRQLDYWARTELVEPTVRGASGSGTQRLYGFRDILVLKLVKRLLDTGISLQQIRTAVNQLRESGVDDLAQTTLMSDGASVYLCTSNDEVIDLLSRGQGVFGIAVGKVLREVESSLVELDHQSVDPADELARRRATRKVG; this is encoded by the coding sequence ATGAGAGAAGTCAGCCGCGACGTCAGCGGCCAGCGCGACCTCGTCCTCTTCACCGACGGACTGCCCGACCTCGACGCCGATGCGGGCTACCGCGGCGCCGTCGCCGCCCGCGCTGCCGGTATCACCTACCGCCAGCTCGACTACTGGGCCCGCACCGAGCTCGTCGAGCCCACCGTGCGCGGCGCCTCCGGCTCCGGCACCCAGCGCCTCTACGGCTTCCGCGACATCCTCGTGCTCAAGCTCGTCAAGCGCCTGCTCGACACCGGCATCTCCCTCCAGCAGATCCGCACCGCGGTCAACCAGCTGCGCGAGTCCGGCGTCGACGACCTCGCGCAGACCACGCTGATGAGCGACGGCGCGAGCGTCTACCTCTGCACCTCGAACGACGAGGTCATCGACCTCCTCAGCCGCGGCCAGGGCGTCTTCGGCATCGCCGTCGGCAAGGTCCTCCGCGAGGTCGAGTCGAGCCTCGTCGAACTCGACCACCAGTCGGTCGACCCCGCCGACGAGCTCGCCCGCCGCCGCGCCACCCGAAAGGTCGGCTGA
- the zwf gene encoding glucose-6-phosphate dehydrogenase, translating to MTPAPPAPAVQTEQAAPHVVVLFGAVGDLSRRKLIPGMAHLALSSLAPDLQIVGTSLEEHDDESFRAFAKLAYDEFGSRSLTPAQWDEFASKLRYVPQSAGPAALAKAVTDAEKVLGPDVSRLHYLSVPPRAALSVVRMLAEAGLVERSRIIMEKPFGVDLESAVVLNAELHETFDEEQIFRIDHFLGKEPAQNILAFRFANGLFEPIWNRNFIDHVQIDIPEKLTLDRRAEFYEATGAYKDMVVTHLFQVLAFMAMEPPTALEPKAISEEKNKVFRSMRLLNPENVVRGQYIGYREEPGVAPDSETDTFVALKCEIDNWRWAGVPFYLRTGKRMAEGQRIISIAFREPPKSMFPQGSGVGAHGPDHLTFDLADASKVSLSFYGKRPGPGMRLDKLSMQFALQETDRAGDALEAYERLILDAMRGDHTLFTTAEGIERLWEVSAPLLQDPPPVRLYAPGSWGPNAIHQLIAPHAWRLPFERVWRDKR from the coding sequence GTGACCCCTGCACCTCCCGCCCCCGCCGTCCAGACCGAGCAGGCCGCCCCGCACGTCGTCGTCCTCTTCGGTGCCGTGGGCGACCTGTCCCGGCGCAAGCTCATCCCCGGCATGGCCCACCTGGCGCTGTCCTCGCTCGCCCCCGACCTGCAGATCGTCGGCACCTCGCTCGAGGAGCACGACGACGAGTCGTTCCGCGCCTTCGCCAAGCTCGCCTACGACGAGTTCGGCAGCCGCTCGCTCACCCCCGCGCAGTGGGACGAGTTCGCCTCCAAGCTCCGCTACGTCCCGCAGTCCGCCGGCCCCGCGGCTCTCGCGAAGGCGGTGACCGACGCCGAGAAGGTGCTCGGCCCGGACGTCAGCCGCCTGCACTACCTCAGCGTCCCGCCCCGCGCCGCGCTCTCGGTGGTCCGGATGCTCGCCGAGGCCGGTCTCGTCGAGCGCTCGCGCATCATCATGGAGAAGCCGTTCGGCGTCGACCTCGAGAGCGCCGTCGTCCTCAACGCCGAGCTGCACGAGACCTTCGACGAGGAGCAGATCTTCCGGATCGACCACTTCCTCGGCAAGGAGCCGGCCCAGAACATCCTCGCCTTCCGCTTCGCCAACGGCCTCTTCGAGCCGATCTGGAACCGCAACTTCATCGACCACGTGCAGATCGACATCCCGGAGAAGCTGACCCTCGACCGCCGGGCCGAGTTCTACGAGGCGACCGGCGCGTACAAGGACATGGTGGTCACCCACCTCTTCCAGGTCCTCGCCTTCATGGCGATGGAGCCGCCGACGGCGCTCGAGCCGAAGGCGATCAGCGAGGAGAAGAACAAGGTCTTCCGCTCGATGCGGCTGCTGAACCCCGAGAATGTGGTCCGCGGGCAGTACATCGGCTACCGCGAGGAGCCGGGCGTCGCGCCCGACTCCGAGACCGACACCTTCGTCGCCCTCAAGTGCGAGATCGACAACTGGCGCTGGGCCGGCGTGCCCTTCTACCTGCGCACCGGCAAGCGGATGGCGGAGGGGCAGCGGATCATCTCCATCGCGTTCCGCGAGCCCCCGAAGAGCATGTTCCCGCAGGGCTCCGGCGTCGGCGCGCACGGCCCGGACCACCTCACCTTCGACCTGGCCGACGCCTCCAAGGTGTCGCTGTCGTTCTACGGCAAGCGCCCGGGTCCCGGCATGCGGCTGGACAAGCTGAGCATGCAGTTCGCCCTGCAGGAGACGGATCGCGCGGGCGACGCCCTCGAGGCCTACGAGCGCCTCATCCTCGACGCGATGCGCGGCGACCACACCCTCTTCACCACCGCCGAGGGCATCGAGCGGCTGTGGGAGGTCTCGGCGCCGCTCCTGCAGGACCCGCCCCCGGTGCGCCTCTACGCGCCGGGATCCTGGGGGCCGAACGCGATCCACCAGCTGATCGCCCCGCACGCCTGGCGCCTGCCGTTCGAGCGGGTCTGGCGGGACAAGCGCTGA
- a CDS encoding MerR family transcriptional regulator: MGRSTARALPSGHAALLSIGQVLSHLTTEFPDVTPSKLRFLEEQGLVSPARTESGYRKFSSGDVERLRMILALQRDHYLPLKVIRGYLDDVDAGREPSLPAGAGGAAPSLLAPATRLTRDGLASESGASPALVREAVAAGLVRGGDVFGDEAVTTLKALVELGRSGIEPRHLRPLRVAVEREMSLIESVVASSARRGEATGAAGAAENAIGLAAQLGTIRGAMVRSALSRIARS; encoded by the coding sequence ATGGGTCGTTCGACCGCTCGCGCCCTCCCGTCCGGCCACGCCGCGCTGCTCAGCATCGGCCAGGTCCTCTCCCACCTCACGACCGAGTTCCCCGACGTCACCCCGTCGAAGCTGCGCTTCCTCGAGGAGCAGGGGCTCGTCTCGCCCGCCCGCACCGAGTCGGGCTACCGCAAGTTCTCCTCCGGCGACGTCGAGCGACTGCGGATGATCCTCGCGCTCCAGCGCGACCACTACCTGCCGCTCAAGGTGATCCGCGGCTACCTCGACGACGTCGACGCCGGTCGCGAGCCCTCGCTGCCGGCCGGCGCGGGCGGGGCGGCACCCTCCCTCCTCGCTCCCGCCACCAGGCTGACCCGGGACGGGCTGGCGAGCGAGTCGGGAGCGAGTCCCGCTCTGGTGCGCGAGGCCGTCGCCGCCGGGCTGGTCCGCGGCGGTGACGTCTTCGGCGACGAGGCCGTCACGACGCTCAAGGCGCTCGTGGAGCTCGGCCGCTCGGGCATCGAGCCGCGCCACCTCCGGCCCCTGCGCGTCGCCGTGGAGCGCGAGATGTCGCTGATCGAGAGCGTGGTCGCGTCGAGCGCCCGCCGCGGCGAGGCGACCGGCGCGGCCGGAGCCGCCGAGAACGCGATCGGCCTCGCCGCGCAGCTCGGCACCATCCGCGGGGCGATGGTGCGCAGCGCCCTCTCCCGGATCGCTCGCTCGTGA
- a CDS encoding phosphoenolpyruvate carboxylase — translation MDDRIRGDVHLLGELLGQVLRESGDDSLFTDVERLRALTISAYDGGHSDELAAAEEFVASLTAERAEEVARAFTCYFHLVNVAEEFHRVRVLRRREADAGAQLPEDSIIASMSTLTAELGEEEAFERLSRLEFRPVLTAHPTEARRRAVSSTIRRISALLEQRDDPRTGGVVLVENRRRLLAEVDTLWRTAPLRESKPSPLDEVRTAMSVFDESLFSVLPRVYRRLDDALLGEASGTRKPVAPAFVRLGTWIGGDRDGNPFVTAETTLEAVDIASEHVLIGLERVARRVGRALTLDAETTPPSAAVEALWAASTRLAPEATAVIAERSPSETHRRVLLFLADRLAATRSGGPLAYGSAAELLADLRTLQESLIEAGDVRSAYGDLQNFLWQVETFGFHLAEIEVRQHSKVHRETIAAVRAGGELDERSVEVLSVFRAIAKVQERFGTDAARRYVVSFTQSAEDLRTVFDLAEAATDGNPPIIDAVPLFETFADLDASTDILAEMILLPQVRARLAATGNRLEVMLGYSDSSKDVGPVSATLALYDAQARIAKWAEDEGIVLTLFHGRGGALGRGGGPANRAVLAQPPGSVDGRFKLTEQGEVIFARYGNPDIATRHIEQVAGATLLASSPSIGERNAGAADRFRDVAATMDRESRRRFFELVKADGFAPWFARVTPQEEVGLLALGSRPARRGLSVESLEDLRAIPWVFAWTQARVNLTGWFGLGSALEAVGDLEELREAYATWPLFTTMIDNVEMSLAKTDEGIARRYLALDSRDDLAGLVLDEMELTRRWVLSITGEESLLTGHRVLGRAVRLRTPYVNALSLLQLRALRALRTDPGGSGTEQNQRLLLLAVNGVAAGLQNTG, via the coding sequence ATGGACGACCGCATCCGCGGCGACGTGCACCTGCTCGGCGAGCTCCTCGGCCAGGTGCTGCGCGAGTCGGGCGACGACAGCCTGTTCACCGACGTCGAGCGGCTCCGCGCCCTCACGATCAGCGCCTACGACGGCGGGCACTCCGACGAGCTGGCCGCGGCCGAGGAGTTCGTCGCGTCGCTCACCGCCGAGCGCGCCGAGGAGGTGGCGCGGGCCTTCACCTGCTACTTCCACCTCGTGAACGTGGCGGAGGAGTTCCACCGCGTGCGGGTGCTCCGCCGCCGCGAGGCCGACGCCGGCGCGCAGCTGCCCGAGGACTCGATCATCGCGTCGATGTCGACGCTCACCGCGGAGCTGGGCGAGGAGGAGGCGTTCGAGCGCCTCTCGCGCCTGGAGTTCCGCCCGGTGCTCACCGCGCACCCCACCGAGGCGCGCCGCCGCGCGGTCTCGTCGACCATCCGCCGGATCAGCGCCCTGCTGGAGCAGCGCGACGACCCGCGCACCGGCGGCGTCGTGCTGGTCGAGAACCGCCGGCGCCTGCTCGCCGAGGTCGACACCCTCTGGCGCACGGCGCCGCTGCGCGAGTCGAAGCCGAGCCCGCTCGACGAGGTGCGGACCGCGATGAGCGTGTTCGACGAGTCGCTGTTCTCGGTGCTGCCGCGGGTCTACCGCCGGCTCGACGACGCGCTGCTCGGCGAGGCGTCCGGCACCCGGAAGCCCGTCGCACCCGCGTTCGTGCGGCTGGGCACCTGGATCGGCGGCGACCGCGACGGCAACCCGTTCGTCACCGCCGAGACGACCCTCGAGGCCGTCGACATCGCCTCCGAGCACGTCCTGATCGGGCTCGAGCGGGTGGCCCGCCGCGTCGGCCGCGCGCTGACGCTCGACGCGGAGACCACTCCCCCGTCGGCCGCCGTCGAGGCCCTCTGGGCCGCGAGCACGCGGCTCGCCCCGGAGGCGACCGCCGTGATCGCGGAGCGCTCGCCGAGCGAGACGCACCGGCGCGTGCTGCTCTTCCTGGCCGACCGGCTCGCGGCGACCCGCTCCGGCGGCCCACTCGCCTACGGCTCGGCCGCCGAGCTGCTCGCCGACCTGCGGACGCTGCAGGAGTCGCTGATCGAGGCCGGCGACGTGCGGTCGGCGTACGGCGATCTGCAGAACTTCCTCTGGCAGGTGGAGACCTTCGGCTTCCACCTCGCCGAGATCGAGGTGCGGCAGCACTCGAAGGTGCACCGCGAGACGATCGCGGCGGTCCGCGCCGGCGGCGAGCTGGACGAGCGCAGCGTCGAGGTCCTCTCGGTCTTCCGCGCGATCGCGAAGGTCCAGGAGCGCTTCGGCACCGACGCGGCCCGCCGCTACGTCGTGTCGTTCACCCAGTCCGCGGAGGACCTGCGCACCGTCTTCGATCTCGCCGAGGCGGCGACCGACGGGAACCCGCCGATCATCGACGCGGTCCCCCTCTTCGAGACCTTCGCCGACCTCGACGCGTCGACCGACATCCTCGCCGAGATGATCCTGCTGCCCCAGGTGCGCGCGCGCCTCGCGGCGACCGGGAACCGGCTCGAGGTCATGCTCGGCTACTCCGACTCGTCGAAGGACGTCGGTCCGGTGTCGGCGACCCTGGCGCTCTACGACGCGCAGGCGCGCATCGCGAAGTGGGCCGAGGACGAGGGCATCGTGCTCACGCTCTTCCACGGCCGCGGCGGCGCACTCGGTCGCGGCGGCGGACCGGCGAACCGCGCGGTGCTCGCGCAGCCGCCCGGATCGGTCGACGGGCGCTTCAAGCTGACGGAGCAGGGCGAGGTCATCTTCGCTCGCTACGGCAACCCGGACATCGCGACCCGGCACATCGAGCAGGTCGCCGGGGCGACGCTCCTGGCCTCCTCGCCGTCGATCGGCGAGCGCAACGCCGGCGCCGCGGACCGCTTCCGCGACGTCGCCGCGACGATGGACCGCGAGTCGCGCCGCCGCTTCTTCGAGCTGGTGAAGGCCGACGGCTTCGCGCCGTGGTTCGCCCGGGTCACGCCGCAGGAGGAGGTCGGCCTGCTCGCGCTCGGCTCGCGCCCGGCCCGCCGCGGCCTCTCGGTCGAGTCGCTCGAGGACCTGCGGGCGATCCCGTGGGTGTTCGCCTGGACCCAGGCGCGGGTGAACCTGACCGGCTGGTTCGGCCTGGGCAGCGCGCTGGAGGCGGTCGGCGACCTCGAGGAGCTGCGCGAGGCGTACGCCACCTGGCCGCTGTTCACGACGATGATCGACAACGTCGAGATGTCGCTCGCGAAGACCGACGAGGGCATCGCCCGCCGCTACCTCGCCCTCGACTCGCGCGACGACCTCGCCGGCCTCGTGCTGGACGAGATGGAGCTCACCCGCCGCTGGGTGCTCTCCATCACCGGTGAGGAGAGCCTCCTCACCGGGCACCGCGTGCTCGGGCGGGCCGTGCGGCTGCGCACGCCCTACGTCAACGCGCTGTCGCTGCTGCAGCTGCGAGCGCTGCGGGCGCTGCGCACCGACCCGGGCGGCTCCGGCACCGAGCAGAACCAGCGGCTGCTGCTGCTGGCCGTGAACGGCGTGGCCGCGGGCCTGCAGAACACGGGCTGA